One genomic window of Triticum urartu cultivar G1812 unplaced genomic scaffold, Tu2.1 TuUngrouped_contig_4878, whole genome shotgun sequence includes the following:
- the LOC125528443 gene encoding uncharacterized protein LOC125528443 codes for MVQRDGHEATGCFNMDCPGFIRANGAAISPGDAIQPVSDVPHGHIQSITVRVLKDKKSGDWWVYYGFNSVPTGVGYFPKSLFSYLANKANQLAFGGAVVAHRAASTPPMGSGSFPNGGQGRAASFTNLGIIDKEGNTKPIMADFPTL; via the exons ATGGTACAGAGAGACGGACATGAAGCAACTGGATGCTTCAACATGGATTGCCCTGGCTTCATACGAGCGAATGGCGCTGCCATATCTCCAGGTGATGCTATACAACCAGTTTCTGATGTTCCCCATGGGCACATACAGAGTATCACAGTACGAGTGCTTAAG GACAAAAAAAGCGGAGACTGGTGGGTGTACTACGGCTTCAATAGCGTTCCTACGGGGGTGGGATACTTCCCAAAGTCATTGTTCAGCTACCTGGCAAATAAGGCAAACCAGTTGGCATTTGGTGGTGCCGTGGTTGCCCATAGGGCGGCTTCAACTCCTCCGATGGGTAGCGGTTCCTTCCCTAATGGTGGTCAAGGGCGCGCTGCTTCTTTCACTAACCTTGGTATCATTGACAAGGAGGGGAACACCAAGCCCATCATGGCAGACTTCCCCACGTTG